The following are from one region of the Cetobacterium somerae genome:
- a CDS encoding phytoene desaturase family protein has translation MERKKVVIIGAGPGGLATGLLLSSKGYSVKIYEKKSYVGGRNSSFNLGEYKFDLGPTFFLMPQVLEDIFIEAGERLDERVNLIEINPMYRLKFYGLDDFNPYSYNKKFLMYGEMEKIFPYSSKSYDKYMNRESKKFSKLEPCLKVPYLSLVDYLKPNFLKALPYLDAHKSIYDVLGNYYKEEELKLSFTFQAKYIGMSPWIAPGTFSMISYLEHKYGVFHIEGGLNKVSKVISELIIKKGGEIFLDTPVKEILFEDKKAIGIKLDNGDIIESDSVIINADFSTAMKNLIPEELRNKYSNKNLEKKKYSCSTFMLYIGVDKIYKNIPHHNIIFAKDYKKNVKKISENKSVGGDFSFYIQNPSVTDSTLAPNGKSSVYVLVPVANNNSEIDWELEKDDFTQLLLDKIEKIGEFKGIRDHIEELKIITPNNWEIDYDVYKGAVFNLSHNIMQMLWFRPHNELEGYKNLFLVGGGTHPGSGLPTIYGSAKIVADLIDKK, from the coding sequence ATGGAAAGAAAAAAAGTTGTAATAATAGGTGCTGGTCCAGGTGGTTTAGCAACAGGATTACTTTTATCTAGTAAAGGATACTCTGTTAAAATTTATGAAAAAAAATCTTATGTAGGGGGAAGAAATTCATCCTTTAATTTAGGAGAATATAAATTTGATTTAGGTCCTACATTTTTTTTAATGCCACAAGTTTTAGAAGATATATTTATTGAAGCTGGAGAAAGATTAGATGAGCGAGTGAATTTAATTGAAATAAATCCAATGTATAGATTAAAATTTTATGGATTAGATGACTTCAATCCATACTCATATAACAAGAAATTTCTTATGTATGGAGAGATGGAAAAAATATTTCCCTATAGTTCAAAATCTTATGATAAATATATGAATAGGGAGTCCAAAAAGTTTTCAAAATTAGAGCCTTGTTTAAAAGTTCCATATCTTTCTTTAGTTGATTATTTAAAACCTAATTTCTTAAAAGCTCTTCCATATTTAGATGCTCATAAATCAATATATGATGTTTTGGGAAACTACTATAAAGAGGAAGAGTTAAAATTATCGTTTACTTTTCAAGCTAAATATATTGGTATGTCCCCATGGATTGCTCCTGGAACTTTTTCTATGATCTCATATCTTGAACATAAATATGGAGTTTTTCACATTGAAGGTGGATTAAATAAAGTTTCTAAAGTAATAAGTGAACTTATTATAAAAAAAGGAGGAGAGATATTTTTAGATACTCCAGTTAAAGAGATTTTATTTGAAGATAAAAAAGCTATTGGTATTAAACTAGATAATGGTGATATTATAGAGAGTGATTCTGTAATAATAAATGCCGATTTTTCAACGGCAATGAAAAATTTAATTCCAGAAGAGTTAAGGAATAAATATTCTAATAAAAATTTAGAAAAGAAAAAATATTCTTGTTCAACGTTTATGCTATATATAGGCGTGGATAAAATCTATAAAAATATTCCTCACCACAATATAATTTTTGCAAAAGATTATAAAAAAAATGTTAAAAAAATATCAGAGAATAAATCTGTTGGTGGAGACTTTTCTTTCTATATTCAAAATCCTTCAGTCACAGATTCAACATTAGCTCCTAATGGTAAATCTTCAGTTTATGTTTTAGTCCCTGTAGCTAATAATAATTCTGAGATAGATTGGGAATTAGAAAAAGATGATTTTACTCAACTACTATTAGATAAAATAGAGAAAATAGGAGAGTTTAAAGGAATAAGAGATCATATTGAAGAGTTGAAGATAATAACACCTAACAATTGGGAAATAGATTATGATGTGTATAAAGGTGCTGTTTTTAATTTATCGCACAATATAATGCAGATGTTATGGTTTAGACCGCATAATGAATTAGAAGGATATAAAAATCTGTTTTTAGTAGGTGGAGGAACTCATCCAGGAAGTGGACTTCCTACTATTTATGGTTCAGCCAAAATAGTAGCTGATTTAATAGATAAAAAATAG
- a CDS encoding DeoR/GlpR family DNA-binding transcription regulator: MFVEERKQSILNILKQKEKVSVNELSDLFSVSKVIIRKDLCQMEEENLLTRTHGGAILKRKIVDKIILKDIAKEDLEEKTLLAEKVVSLIQDGDIIFLDDSTVTIIVAALLQKRKIKISVISNMLEIQKILSENKGIEIISLGGIYDPRTDSFIGEMARENLESFNPNKVFIGIGGINVDKMQLSTCTIDEGKFKSTALKVGQESFIITQSKKFYQDSIFNFSKIKEGMTIITDHNISEDFEKKLIENNVKIIK, from the coding sequence GTGTTTGTTGAAGAGAGAAAACAAAGCATTTTAAATATATTAAAGCAAAAAGAAAAAGTTTCTGTTAATGAATTAAGCGATCTTTTTTCTGTGAGTAAAGTTATCATTAGAAAAGATCTTTGTCAAATGGAAGAGGAGAATCTTTTAACAAGAACTCATGGTGGAGCGATTTTAAAAAGAAAAATTGTAGATAAAATTATTTTAAAAGATATTGCTAAAGAAGATTTAGAAGAAAAAACATTACTTGCAGAAAAAGTGGTTTCACTTATTCAAGATGGAGATATAATCTTTTTAGATGATTCAACTGTTACAATAATTGTTGCAGCTCTTTTGCAGAAGAGAAAAATAAAAATTTCTGTTATAAGTAATATGTTAGAAATTCAAAAAATTCTTTCTGAGAATAAAGGGATAGAAATCATATCTTTAGGTGGGATATATGATCCAAGAACAGATTCTTTTATAGGTGAAATGGCTAGAGAAAACTTAGAATCTTTTAATCCAAATAAAGTTTTTATTGGAATTGGTGGAATTAACGTAGATAAGATGCAATTAAGTACTTGTACTATTGATGAGGGAAAATTTAAAAGTACAGCACTTAAAGTTGGACAAGAGAGTTTTATAATCACTCAAAGTAAAAAATTCTATCAAGATTCTATATTTAATTTCTCTAAGATAAAAGAAGGTATGACAATTATTACAGATCATAATATTTCTGAAGATTTTGAGAAAAAACTTATAGAAAATAATGTTAAAATAATAAAGTGA